A window of the Microbacterium sp. AZCO genome harbors these coding sequences:
- a CDS encoding family 78 glycoside hydrolase catalytic domain, with translation MSHPTPRVVIEAPYRSDVVPSPTPAIGWITETDAAGWMQARAELSLERAGGTESHTVEGRTSTQVAWPFAALSPREEVTLRVRVTGEDGLAGEWSEPRRIVAGFLGDGEWRAATIGLAAPEADAQPGCLRAEFDVTGDVRRATLYATAVGVYQAAVNGTDVDDQVMKPGWTPYLRRTIHETTDVTDLLAPGRNAIGVRLAGAWGTERFGFRENAVRIYGDQPRFAGQLLVEYADGSTQLVATDASWRSSTGPLVESGLYAGESYDARLALVDGSGRGFAEPGFDDGDWHPVDVREPLVEPEARVSPFVRRIEELPVVEVITTPAGRTVLDFGQNLVGRLRLRVSGPAGTVVTLRHAEVLEHGELGTRPLRQAAATDHYTLSGAGVEEWEPEFTFHGFRYAEVSGWPGELDPADITAVVIHSDMERTGWFETSDPLVDRLHENVVWGLRGNFLSVPTDCPQRDERLGWTGDIQVFAPTASFLYDVRGFLDSWLRDLAIEQEDADGVVPFVVPSVIPARPAAAWGDAATIVPWVLHERYGDTATLARQYGSMKAWTDVLLDIAGPRRLWEGRFQFGDWLDPDAPPDYPAKAKTHADIVASAYLYRSTDAVARAAALLGDDADATEYAALAEEVRAAFLAEYVTPSGRMVSDAQTAYAMAIVFDIAPAEQQPVLGDRLAELTRRSGYRIGTGFVGTPIIQDALTRTGHLETARRLLVQTENPSWLYPVTMGATTIWERWDSMLPDGTINPGQMTSFNHYALGAIADWLHRVVAGLAPDAPGYERLRIEPRPLAGFDSARAEHLTPYGRAAAGWTRADGVLRVEALVPPNTTATVVLPDGATHEVSSGTHSWEVPDQATPATPAPIGLDSSLADVIDDPEAYRAIVEVLEEGKPAAALAFRTKTEWIPGRELSEAIFHQTGPGLQRAVADRLAALNAERAGARA, from the coding sequence ATGAGTCACCCGACGCCTCGCGTCGTCATCGAAGCCCCCTACCGCAGCGACGTCGTCCCGTCGCCCACCCCGGCGATCGGCTGGATCACCGAGACCGACGCCGCCGGCTGGATGCAGGCGCGCGCCGAGCTCTCGCTCGAACGGGCCGGCGGCACGGAGTCGCACACCGTCGAGGGCCGCACCTCGACCCAGGTCGCGTGGCCGTTCGCCGCGCTCTCGCCCCGCGAGGAGGTGACGCTGCGGGTCCGAGTCACGGGCGAGGACGGTCTCGCGGGCGAGTGGAGCGAGCCCCGGCGGATCGTCGCCGGCTTCCTCGGCGACGGGGAATGGCGGGCCGCGACGATCGGCCTCGCCGCCCCCGAGGCCGATGCCCAGCCCGGCTGCCTGCGCGCGGAGTTCGACGTGACCGGCGACGTGCGCCGGGCCACGCTCTACGCGACGGCCGTCGGCGTGTACCAGGCGGCGGTCAACGGCACCGACGTCGACGACCAGGTCATGAAGCCCGGCTGGACCCCGTACCTGCGCCGCACGATCCACGAGACGACCGACGTGACGGACCTGCTGGCGCCGGGCCGCAACGCGATCGGCGTGCGGCTCGCGGGCGCGTGGGGCACGGAGCGGTTCGGCTTCCGCGAGAACGCCGTCCGCATCTACGGCGATCAGCCCCGGTTCGCGGGGCAGCTGCTCGTCGAGTACGCCGACGGCTCGACGCAGCTCGTGGCGACGGACGCCTCGTGGCGGTCGTCGACCGGGCCGCTCGTCGAGAGCGGGCTGTACGCCGGCGAGAGCTACGACGCGCGCCTGGCGCTCGTCGACGGTTCGGGGCGCGGCTTCGCCGAGCCCGGCTTCGACGACGGGGACTGGCATCCGGTCGACGTCCGGGAACCGCTCGTCGAGCCCGAGGCCCGCGTCTCGCCCTTCGTGCGGCGCATCGAGGAGCTGCCGGTCGTCGAGGTCATCACGACGCCGGCGGGCAGGACGGTGCTCGACTTCGGTCAGAACCTCGTCGGACGCCTCCGCCTGCGCGTGAGCGGACCCGCGGGCACCGTCGTCACGCTCCGCCATGCCGAGGTGCTCGAGCACGGGGAACTCGGCACGCGTCCGCTCCGGCAGGCCGCGGCCACCGACCACTACACGCTCTCGGGTGCGGGCGTCGAGGAGTGGGAGCCCGAGTTCACCTTCCACGGCTTCCGCTACGCCGAGGTCTCCGGATGGCCCGGCGAGCTCGACCCCGCCGACATCACGGCGGTCGTCATCCATTCCGACATGGAGCGGACGGGCTGGTTCGAGACATCCGATCCTCTCGTCGACCGCCTGCACGAGAACGTCGTGTGGGGTCTGCGGGGCAACTTCCTGTCCGTGCCGACCGACTGCCCGCAGCGCGATGAGCGACTGGGCTGGACGGGCGACATCCAGGTGTTCGCGCCGACCGCGAGCTTCCTCTACGACGTGCGCGGGTTCCTCGACTCGTGGCTGCGCGACCTGGCGATCGAGCAGGAGGATGCCGACGGCGTCGTGCCGTTCGTCGTGCCGAGCGTCATCCCTGCCCGCCCGGCTGCCGCGTGGGGCGACGCCGCCACGATCGTGCCCTGGGTGCTCCACGAGCGCTACGGCGACACCGCGACGCTCGCCCGCCAATACGGCAGCATGAAGGCCTGGACCGACGTGCTGCTCGACATCGCCGGCCCGCGCCGGCTCTGGGAGGGGCGCTTCCAGTTCGGCGACTGGCTCGATCCCGACGCGCCGCCGGACTATCCGGCCAAGGCGAAGACGCACGCGGACATCGTCGCGAGCGCCTACCTGTACCGCTCGACCGACGCGGTCGCCCGCGCGGCGGCGCTCCTGGGTGACGACGCCGACGCGACGGAGTACGCCGCGCTCGCCGAGGAGGTACGCGCGGCGTTCCTCGCCGAGTACGTCACGCCCTCGGGCCGAATGGTGTCCGACGCCCAGACCGCGTACGCCATGGCGATCGTGTTCGACATCGCTCCCGCCGAGCAGCAGCCCGTGCTGGGCGACCGGCTGGCCGAGCTCACACGCCGATCGGGCTACCGCATCGGCACGGGCTTCGTCGGCACGCCGATCATCCAGGACGCCCTCACCCGGACGGGCCACCTCGAGACGGCGCGGCGCCTGCTCGTGCAGACCGAGAACCCGTCGTGGCTCTACCCCGTGACGATGGGTGCGACGACGATCTGGGAGCGCTGGGACTCGATGCTCCCCGACGGGACGATCAACCCCGGGCAGATGACGTCGTTCAACCACTACGCCCTGGGTGCGATCGCCGACTGGCTGCACCGGGTGGTCGCGGGTCTCGCGCCCGACGCGCCGGGGTACGAGCGCCTCCGCATCGAGCCCCGGCCGCTGGCGGGGTTCGACTCGGCGCGGGCGGAGCACCTCACGCCCTACGGCCGCGCCGCGGCGGGATGGACGCGCGCCGACGGCGTCTTGCGGGTGGAGGCCCTCGTGCCGCCGAACACGACTGCGACCGTCGTGCTGCCGGACGGGGCGACGCACGAGGTCAGCTCGGGCACGCACTCGTGGGAGGTGCCGGACCAGGCGACGCCGGCGACGCCGGCGCCGATCGGGCTCGACTCGAGCCTCGCGGACGTCATCGACGACCCCGAGGCGTACCGGGCGATCGTCGAGGTGCTCGAGGAGGGCAAGCCGGCCGCGGCGCTGGCCTTCCGCACGAAGACCGAGTGGATCCCGGGCCGCGAGCTCAGCGAGGCGATCTTCCACCAGACGGGCCCCGGCCTGCAGCGGGCGGTCGCCGACCGCCTGGCGGCGCTGAACGCCGAGCGGGCCGGTGCGCGTGCGTAG
- a CDS encoding family 78 glycoside hydrolase catalytic domain, with protein sequence MTALPSTTASDSRTRVVGLRTQHGHGLLGVPRTGLRLSWRAESDDPGASPIGYQFATGHEDASLEELDPVASDRLTGVPAGVDLASRERRVFAVRVATPAGWTGWSEPLVVEAGVEGADLEASVIGIPSEIDGPAQLLRREFELVAPPASARLRLSALGLVDAWINGVRATDAHLTPGWTSYQGRILVDTLDVTALLRAGTNVVVLAVADGWYRGSFGFARRTEIYGDRSGALAQLEADGETILVTDASWQGGFGAIRTASLYDGTTIDLTLHDLAVHEPGFAGEGWRDVDVIDADLSLFAPRSAPPVRVVAELPMTPSRHEGRTQLDSGQNISGWVRLVVRGRAGDVVTVRHAEVLEPSGDLHVKALRSAKATDAYTLDRDGEHTLEPAFTFHGFRYADVEGADVVSAVAVAISSDLPVRSTFSSSHDALDRFHSNVFWSQRDNFVSVPTDCPQRDERLGWTGDAQAFAATAATLVDSEAFWVSWLRDLEIDQTDEGGVASVVPDIIRRQDMLMGGVPTENMGRAGWADAATIVPLAVYESYGSTEVLARQLDSMRRWVEHLRRRAGDDVVLPTEPFQYGDWLDPDAPADRPWEAKVSSDYVANAFYVRSARLLAEAERIVGDRARADEYDALAARVAEATFARWGEEAITTQTGAALALEFGLAPEGRREEIADGLAASVRQENGRIATGFLGTPLVLFALSNSGHLDEAYLMVLRREAPSWLYQVDRGATTVWERWDAILPDGSIHSGAMDALPSEEADREEGSMLSFNHYAYGAMIDWVYRTVAGLAPAAPGYRRVRVAPRPAASLDHAAASIDTPLGRLAIDWRVEGEEFSATLEVPFGAVAELDLPVTDASTVTVDGAPAPAELGHGTHRLLVTAPALAQPETVSV encoded by the coding sequence ATGACGGCGCTTCCCTCCACCACGGCATCCGACTCCCGCACGCGGGTCGTCGGCCTGCGCACTCAGCACGGGCACGGCCTTCTGGGCGTCCCGCGCACCGGGCTGCGGCTGAGCTGGAGGGCGGAGAGCGACGATCCCGGCGCGAGCCCGATCGGCTACCAGTTCGCGACGGGACACGAGGATGCCTCCCTCGAAGAGCTCGACCCCGTCGCATCCGACCGGCTGACCGGTGTGCCGGCCGGCGTCGACCTCGCCTCGCGGGAGCGGCGGGTCTTCGCGGTCCGCGTCGCGACGCCCGCGGGATGGACCGGGTGGAGCGAGCCCCTCGTCGTCGAGGCCGGCGTCGAGGGCGCGGATCTCGAGGCGTCGGTCATCGGCATCCCGAGCGAGATCGACGGGCCCGCGCAGCTGCTGCGCCGGGAGTTCGAGCTGGTCGCACCGCCGGCATCCGCTCGCCTGCGACTCTCGGCGCTGGGACTCGTCGACGCCTGGATCAACGGCGTCCGCGCGACCGATGCGCACCTCACGCCGGGGTGGACGTCGTATCAGGGCCGCATCCTCGTCGACACGCTCGACGTCACTGCGCTCCTCCGCGCGGGGACGAACGTCGTCGTGCTCGCCGTCGCCGACGGCTGGTACCGGGGCAGCTTCGGCTTCGCGCGCCGTACCGAGATCTACGGCGACCGCTCCGGGGCTCTCGCTCAGCTCGAGGCGGACGGTGAGACGATCCTCGTGACGGATGCCTCGTGGCAGGGCGGCTTCGGCGCCATCCGCACCGCGAGCCTCTACGACGGCACCACGATCGACCTGACGCTCCACGACCTCGCCGTGCACGAGCCCGGCTTCGCGGGCGAGGGCTGGCGTGACGTCGACGTGATCGACGCCGACCTGTCGCTCTTCGCACCGCGCTCCGCTCCGCCCGTGCGGGTCGTCGCCGAGCTGCCGATGACGCCGTCGAGGCACGAGGGCCGGACGCAGCTGGATTCGGGCCAGAACATCTCGGGCTGGGTGCGCCTCGTCGTCCGCGGCCGCGCGGGCGACGTCGTCACCGTCCGGCACGCCGAGGTGCTCGAGCCCTCCGGCGACCTGCACGTCAAGGCGCTGCGCTCGGCGAAGGCGACCGACGCCTACACGCTGGACCGCGACGGCGAGCACACGCTCGAGCCCGCGTTCACGTTCCACGGGTTCCGCTACGCCGACGTGGAGGGCGCCGACGTCGTATCGGCGGTCGCGGTCGCCATCTCGAGCGACCTCCCTGTGCGCAGCACCTTCAGCTCCTCGCACGATGCGCTCGACCGCTTCCATTCGAACGTCTTCTGGTCGCAGCGGGACAACTTCGTCTCGGTGCCGACCGACTGCCCGCAGCGCGACGAGCGCCTCGGCTGGACGGGCGACGCGCAGGCCTTCGCCGCGACGGCGGCGACCCTGGTCGACTCGGAGGCCTTCTGGGTCTCGTGGCTGCGCGACCTCGAGATCGACCAGACCGACGAGGGCGGCGTCGCCTCCGTCGTGCCCGACATCATCCGCCGGCAGGACATGCTCATGGGCGGCGTCCCGACCGAGAACATGGGCCGGGCGGGATGGGCGGATGCCGCCACGATCGTGCCGCTCGCCGTGTACGAGTCGTACGGCTCGACCGAGGTGCTCGCGCGTCAGCTGGACAGCATGCGCCGCTGGGTCGAGCACCTGCGCCGCCGCGCGGGCGACGACGTCGTGCTGCCGACGGAGCCGTTCCAGTACGGCGATTGGCTCGACCCCGATGCGCCCGCCGACCGGCCGTGGGAGGCGAAGGTGTCGAGCGACTACGTCGCGAACGCCTTCTACGTGCGCTCCGCCCGCCTCCTCGCCGAGGCGGAGCGGATCGTCGGCGACCGGGCCCGGGCCGACGAGTACGACGCGCTCGCCGCCCGCGTCGCGGAGGCCACGTTCGCGCGCTGGGGCGAGGAGGCGATCACGACCCAGACCGGAGCCGCGCTCGCGCTCGAGTTCGGGCTCGCTCCCGAGGGCCGGCGGGAGGAGATCGCCGACGGCCTCGCGGCGAGCGTCCGGCAGGAGAACGGCCGCATCGCGACGGGCTTCCTCGGCACGCCGCTCGTGCTCTTCGCGCTGTCGAACTCGGGGCACCTCGACGAGGCCTACCTCATGGTGCTGCGCCGCGAGGCGCCGTCGTGGCTCTACCAGGTCGACCGCGGCGCGACGACGGTGTGGGAGCGCTGGGACGCGATCCTCCCCGACGGCAGCATCCACTCCGGTGCGATGGACGCACTGCCGAGCGAGGAAGCCGACCGCGAGGAGGGCAGCATGCTGTCCTTCAACCACTACGCCTACGGCGCGATGATCGACTGGGTCTACCGCACGGTCGCAGGTCTCGCGCCCGCCGCCCCCGGATACCGGCGCGTGCGCGTCGCGCCGCGGCCTGCGGCATCCCTCGACCATGCCGCCGCGTCGATCGACACGCCGCTCGGCCGGCTCGCGATCGACTGGCGCGTCGAGGGCGAGGAGTTCTCGGCCACCCTCGAGGTGCCGTTCGGCGCCGTCGCGGAGCTGGATCTTCCCGTCACGGATGCCTCGACCGTGACCGTCGACGGCGCGCCCGCGCCCGCCGAGCTCGGCCACGGCACCCACCGCCTCCTCGTCACGGCGCCCGCACTCGCCCAGCCGGAGACCGTCTCCGTCTGA
- a CDS encoding ABC transporter substrate-binding protein, whose amino-acid sequence MSSSSRRLLTITAGAIVLAVPLAACSGGGGGSSSGGKTEISYLTQSDDANTSQAKALIAAFEKANPDISVKLETQPGGTEGDNLMKTKLSTDSMNDVFHYNSGSLMQALNPDQTLVNLSDEDWVKSLTDDFKQVVSTDNGLYGAPWGTSFAGAVLYNKKVYEQLGLQVPTTWDEFIANSEKIKSDGGGIAPILQSFGDTWTSQLFVLGDFANVTAQNPDWAKEYTANDPKAKYVEEPAYEGFAHGAEVFEKGLLNEDFASMTNAQAMDALANGKGAQYPILSANISQVQQDNPDKVNDIGVFALPAANADDTSITMWQPNAIYIPKTTEGDKLDAAKKFVAFANSKEGCDVQNKGGSIAGPYVTSECTLPSDVPALVNDIQKYFDDKKTGSALEFLSPIKGPNLENITVAVGSGITPPKDGAQQYDDDVKKQAQQLGLSGW is encoded by the coding sequence ATGAGTTCTTCTTCCCGGAGACTGCTCACGATCACGGCAGGAGCCATCGTGCTCGCCGTGCCACTGGCCGCGTGCAGCGGCGGTGGCGGTGGATCGAGCTCCGGCGGCAAGACCGAGATCTCGTATCTGACGCAGAGCGACGACGCCAACACGTCACAGGCGAAGGCGCTCATCGCGGCCTTCGAGAAGGCCAACCCCGACATCTCGGTCAAGCTCGAGACGCAGCCCGGCGGCACCGAGGGCGACAACCTCATGAAGACGAAGCTCTCGACGGACTCGATGAACGACGTCTTCCACTACAACTCGGGCTCCCTCATGCAGGCGCTCAACCCCGACCAGACGCTCGTGAACCTGAGCGATGAGGACTGGGTCAAGAGCCTGACCGACGACTTCAAGCAGGTCGTCTCGACCGACAACGGGCTCTACGGCGCTCCGTGGGGCACCTCGTTCGCCGGCGCCGTCCTGTACAACAAGAAGGTCTACGAGCAGCTCGGGCTCCAGGTTCCGACGACGTGGGACGAGTTCATCGCCAACAGCGAGAAGATCAAGTCCGACGGCGGCGGCATCGCCCCGATCCTGCAGTCGTTCGGCGACACGTGGACGAGCCAGCTCTTCGTCCTCGGCGACTTCGCGAACGTGACCGCCCAGAACCCCGACTGGGCCAAGGAGTACACCGCCAACGACCCGAAGGCGAAGTACGTCGAGGAGCCCGCGTATGAAGGGTTCGCGCACGGCGCCGAGGTCTTCGAGAAGGGCCTCCTGAACGAGGACTTCGCCTCGATGACCAACGCGCAGGCGATGGACGCCCTCGCGAACGGCAAGGGTGCGCAGTACCCGATCCTGTCGGCGAACATCTCCCAGGTGCAGCAGGACAACCCCGACAAGGTGAACGACATCGGCGTGTTCGCTCTGCCCGCCGCCAACGCGGATGACACCTCGATCACGATGTGGCAGCCGAACGCGATCTACATCCCCAAGACGACGGAGGGCGACAAGCTCGACGCCGCCAAGAAGTTCGTCGCCTTCGCCAACTCGAAGGAAGGCTGCGACGTCCAGAACAAGGGCGGCTCGATCGCCGGTCCGTACGTGACGAGCGAGTGCACGCTGCCCAGCGACGTCCCGGCCCTCGTGAACGACATCCAGAAGTACTTCGACGACAAGAAGACCGGCTCCGCGCTCGAGTTCCTCTCCCCCATCAAGGGGCCGAACCTCGAGAACATCACCGTGGCGGTGGGCTCCGGCATCACTCCTCCGAAGGACGGCGCCCAGCAGTACGACGACGACGTCAAGAAGCAGGCCCAGCAGCTCGGGCTCTCGGGCTGGTGA
- a CDS encoding sugar ABC transporter permease, which yields MTTAVAQTGAAPPAAGTPKTGKKRKGIKSPYPSWFYIPAGVLFLIFFAIPTFSSFYFSLTRWTLFNVQFIGFDNFVQFFQEPQLVQAFINTFIYGFVTSAAKVVLGLALALLLTGPILGRGYLRAVIFFPVLVSTIGIGFTFKALLDPFHGIVNNVLGFLHLPQPGWYTDPNLALLTVAAVDVWKGVGIATLIFMAGIVAIPAEYFEAARMDGAGAWSVFRNITLPLVRPATATVIILSLIGGLRSFDLIWAMTKGGPGFTSDVIASVIYKQYQAGFFGLSTAGNVILFVVVAAIMVPVSMFLNRRQAEL from the coding sequence ATGACGACCGCCGTCGCACAGACCGGAGCGGCACCGCCCGCGGCCGGAACGCCGAAGACAGGCAAGAAGCGGAAGGGCATCAAGAGCCCGTATCCAAGCTGGTTCTACATCCCCGCAGGGGTGCTTTTCCTCATCTTCTTCGCGATCCCGACGTTCTCGTCGTTCTATTTCTCACTGACGCGCTGGACGCTGTTCAACGTCCAGTTCATCGGCTTCGACAACTTCGTGCAGTTCTTCCAGGAGCCGCAGCTCGTCCAGGCCTTCATCAACACCTTCATCTACGGCTTCGTTACGTCGGCCGCGAAGGTCGTCCTCGGCCTCGCCCTCGCCCTGCTGCTCACGGGCCCGATCCTCGGACGCGGCTACCTGCGCGCCGTGATCTTCTTCCCCGTCCTGGTCTCGACGATCGGCATCGGCTTCACGTTCAAGGCGCTGCTCGACCCGTTCCACGGCATCGTGAACAACGTCCTCGGCTTCCTGCACCTGCCGCAGCCCGGCTGGTACACCGACCCGAACCTCGCGCTTCTCACGGTCGCCGCCGTCGACGTCTGGAAGGGCGTCGGCATCGCGACGCTGATCTTCATGGCCGGCATCGTCGCCATCCCCGCGGAGTACTTCGAGGCCGCCCGCATGGACGGCGCGGGCGCATGGTCGGTCTTCCGAAACATCACGCTGCCGCTCGTGCGCCCCGCGACGGCGACCGTCATCATCCTGTCGCTCATCGGCGGCCTGCGATCGTTCGACCTCATCTGGGCCATGACCAAGGGCGGCCCCGGCTTCACGAGCGACGTCATCGCGTCGGTGATCTACAAGCAGTACCAGGCGGGCTTCTTCGGCCTGTCGACCGCCGGCAACGTCATCCTGTTCGTCGTGGTGGCCGCCATCATGGTGCCGGTCTCCATGTTCCTCAACAGAAGGCAGGCGGAACTGTGA
- a CDS encoding carbohydrate ABC transporter permease — MTFRRWTRKYLVGIIAIIVSIVVFIVPFTFVVLEAAKNPKEAGLVQFTLPTDWQLWQNFVTVATADDYRLVWAFFNSLILTTVSVAIMVVFAAMVGYVLQRKPSKWNGVINFFVLAALIVPPAVVPTIWVLQGVGLFKTLPGLILVEATFGLAFCILLFRAFVATIPKELDEAAIIDGAGPIRLFFGVVLPLLRPVIVTVIVVQAVNVFNNFQNPLYFLPGSNTPTVQLGLYNYQSQSVSQFNLLFMYVLLVTIPPLIMYIIFNRQIVAGMTSGAIKG, encoded by the coding sequence ATGACCTTCCGCCGCTGGACGCGCAAGTACCTCGTCGGGATCATCGCGATCATCGTCTCGATCGTGGTCTTCATCGTGCCCTTCACCTTCGTGGTCCTCGAGGCCGCGAAGAACCCCAAGGAAGCCGGCCTCGTCCAGTTCACCCTCCCCACCGACTGGCAGCTGTGGCAGAACTTCGTCACCGTCGCGACGGCCGACGATTACCGGCTCGTCTGGGCGTTCTTCAACAGCCTGATCCTCACGACCGTGAGCGTCGCCATCATGGTCGTCTTCGCCGCGATGGTCGGCTACGTGCTGCAGCGCAAGCCCAGCAAGTGGAACGGCGTCATCAACTTCTTCGTGCTCGCCGCGCTCATCGTGCCGCCGGCGGTCGTGCCGACGATCTGGGTGCTGCAGGGCGTGGGACTGTTCAAGACGCTCCCCGGCCTGATCCTCGTCGAGGCGACGTTCGGCCTCGCCTTCTGCATCCTGCTCTTCCGGGCATTCGTGGCGACCATCCCGAAGGAGCTCGACGAGGCCGCGATCATCGACGGCGCGGGGCCCATCCGCCTCTTCTTCGGGGTGGTCCTGCCGCTGCTGCGTCCCGTGATCGTCACCGTGATCGTCGTGCAGGCCGTCAACGTGTTCAACAACTTCCAGAACCCGCTGTACTTCCTGCCGGGGAGCAACACGCCCACCGTCCAGCTCGGTCTCTACAACTACCAGAGCCAGTCCGTCAGCCAGTTCAACCTGCTGTTCATGTACGTGCTGCTCGTCACGATCCCCCCGCTGATCATGTACATCATCTTCAACCGGCAGATCGTCGCGGGCATGACGAGCGGCGCCATCAAGGGCTGA
- a CDS encoding nucleotidyltransferase domain-containing protein: MQHQEDALAAYVDAVRAEDGALAVILVGSVAQGREREGSDVDVYYVVDEERFDAETAAGRFAWVDRWGLDYPGSYIDVKLASPAYLARAIESADDPTRASFLGARIAWSAVPGLDETIRRIVELPAGAWDERVRSHVAQARLYGGYFLRQAVERGDEFLRRHAGLHLALAAARAALAASHVLMPGPKYISALVRTVDTPRGFLEAWDRVVSDPRLEDAEVLLRLLEELLPAPLAPDEALSTFIRDNELAWLRGTVPAEFW; encoded by the coding sequence GTGCAGCACCAGGAGGACGCGCTCGCCGCGTACGTCGACGCCGTGCGAGCAGAGGACGGCGCGCTCGCGGTGATCCTCGTCGGGTCGGTCGCTCAGGGGCGGGAGCGGGAGGGGTCGGACGTCGACGTCTACTACGTCGTCGACGAGGAGCGCTTCGACGCCGAGACCGCGGCCGGACGCTTCGCGTGGGTCGATCGATGGGGCCTCGACTACCCCGGCTCGTACATCGACGTGAAGCTCGCGAGCCCCGCCTACCTCGCACGCGCCATCGAGAGCGCCGACGACCCGACGCGCGCGTCCTTCCTCGGCGCGCGCATCGCCTGGAGCGCCGTGCCCGGACTCGACGAGACCATTCGCCGCATCGTCGAGCTCCCCGCCGGCGCGTGGGACGAGCGGGTGCGGTCGCACGTCGCCCAGGCCAGGCTCTACGGCGGCTACTTCCTGCGCCAGGCCGTCGAGCGGGGCGACGAGTTCCTGCGCCGGCACGCCGGGCTGCATCTCGCGCTCGCGGCCGCGCGCGCCGCGCTCGCGGCATCCCATGTGCTGATGCCCGGCCCGAAGTACATCTCGGCCCTCGTGCGCACCGTCGACACGCCGCGCGGCTTCCTCGAGGCGTGGGACCGAGTGGTCTCCGACCCGCGCCTCGAGGACGCCGAGGTGCTGCTGCGGCTCCTCGAGGAGCTGCTCCCCGCACCGCTCGCCCCGGACGAAGCGCTGTCGACCTTCATCCGCGACAACGAGCTCGCATGGCTCCGCGGGACGGTGCCCGCGGAGTTCTGGTGA
- a CDS encoding L-rhamnose mutarotase produces the protein MTSTAPTRVCFQLQIRPELLDEYVARHTPVWPEMLAEIAASGRRNYSLFLGEGGRLIGYYETDDDAAAQAYLAASPVAARWEAEMARFFLGLDGRPDQAATPLAEIFNLHDQLASAGEASHPLNEESDAS, from the coding sequence ATGACGAGCACCGCCCCCACCCGGGTCTGCTTCCAGCTGCAGATCCGGCCCGAGCTCCTCGACGAGTACGTCGCTCGCCACACGCCTGTATGGCCCGAGATGCTCGCCGAGATCGCCGCCTCCGGGCGGCGCAACTACTCCCTGTTCCTCGGCGAGGGCGGCCGGCTGATCGGCTACTACGAGACCGACGACGACGCGGCCGCGCAGGCCTACCTCGCTGCATCCCCCGTCGCCGCCCGCTGGGAGGCCGAGATGGCCCGCTTCTTCCTCGGCCTGGACGGCCGCCCCGATCAGGCCGCGACACCCCTCGCCGAGATCTTCAACCTGCACGACCAGCTCGCCAGCGCCGGCGAGGCATCCCACCCCCTCAACGAAGAAAGCGACGCATCGTGA